The Arachis ipaensis cultivar K30076 chromosome B07, Araip1.1, whole genome shotgun sequence genome includes a window with the following:
- the LOC107609758 gene encoding cytochrome P450 714C2 — MVLQFDPKFLTSFALVVSMVLFMLYNDLVVKPKRLRSKLSNQGINGPTPSFMIGNIWEIKKAKELITTTPKSPNLEPVDVHDCASLSFPFIETWKQKYGKVFTFSIGNTQILVVNKPEIVRDIITCKSLDLGRPSYEKKTLGPLLGQGIATSNGTKWANQRKILAPELYMEKVKGMMTMIGECATSLVNSWDDIIKENGGSANIKVDEYFREFSGDVISRACFGSNYSKGKQIFSKLEALQEILSKNSLVIWIPGIIKYLPTRNNREAWKLEKDVKNCILEVVRDRKKYANDDNNKFKDLLQMVLEAAKNSNLSEGVIENFIVDNCKTIYVAGYETTAITAAWCLMLLASNQEWQDLVRAEALQICNGKIPDSTMLSKMKQLTMVIHETLRLYSPIPVISREALKDMKFGDLNVPKGVLIWAMPLTSHTDPDIWGSDAYKFKPERFANGVSGACKLPHMYMPFGMGPRVCLGRDLAMTELKILLSLILSNFSFSLSPEYIHSPSLKLLVEPQYGVNLLVKKL; from the exons atggtgctccaatttgaTCCTAAGTTTCTGACATCCTTTGCATTGGTTGTGTCAATGGTGTTGTTTATGTTGTACAATGATCTTGTGGTGAAGCCAAAGAGGCTGAGATCAAAGCTAAGTAATCAAGGTATAAATGGTCCAACTCCAAGCTTTATGATTGGGAATATCTGGGAAATAAAGAAGGCCAAGGAACTTATAACAACTACTCCAAAATCTCCTAATTTGGAACCCGTTGATGTTCATGATTGTGCTTCACTTAGCTTCCCTTTCATTGAGACATGGAAGCAAAAATATG GCAAAGTATTCACGTTTTCTATTGGAAACACACAAATATTGGTTGTGAACAAACCTGAGATCGTAAGAGACATTATCACATGCAAATCCTTGGACTTGGGAAGGCCTTCGTATGAGAAGAAAACTCTAGGGCCATTGCTTGGTCAGGGCATTGCAACTTCAAATGGGACCAAATGGGCCAACCAAAGAAAGATTCTAGCTCCCGAACTATACATGGAAAAGGTTAAG GGAATGATGACTATGATTGGTGAATGTGCTACTTCTTTGGTAAACTCATGGGATGATATAATAAAGGaaaatggtggaagtgcaaatatAAAAGTTGATGAGTACTTTAGAGAATTCTCCGGGGACGTTATTTCAAGAGCATGCTTTGGTAGCAATTACTCTAAGGGCAAGCAAATTTTCTCAAAACTTGAAGCTCTTCAAGAGATACTGTCCAAGAATTCTTTGGTTATATGGATTCCAGGAATAATAAA ATACCTGCCAACAAGGAACAATAGAGAAGCATggaaattagaaaaagatgtaAAAAATTGTATACTCGAAGTGGTGAGGGATAGAAAAAAATATGCTAATGATGATAACAACAAATTTAAAGACCTACTGCAAATGGTTCTTGAGGCTGCTAAGAACAGTAACCTGAGTGAAGGGGTCATTGAAAACTTCATTGTTGATAACTGCAAGACTATATACGTGGCAGGATATGAAACCACTGCAATTACTGCTGCATGGTGTCTCATGTTGTTGGCTTCAAATCAAGAGTGGCAAGATCTCGTTCGTGCAGAGGCACTTCAAATTTGCAATGGTAAAATCCCAGATTCTACTATGTTGAGTAAGATGAAACAG TTAACAATGGTTATTCATGAAACATTACGCCTTTATTCTCCAATACCTGTTATTTCAAGAGAAGCCTTAAAGGATATGAAATTTGGCGATCTTAATGTTCCCAAAGGTGTACTAATTTGGGCAATGCCATTAACCTCACATACAGATCCAGATATATGGGGATCTGATGCCTACAAATTTAAGCCAGAAAGGTTTGCAAATGGAGTTAGTGGTGCATGCAAATTGCCACACATGTATATGCCCTTTGGAATGGGACCAAGAGTTTGTCTTGGAAGAGATTTGGCCATGACTGAACTCAAGATATTGTTAAGTCTTATTTTGTCtaatttctctttttctctttcccCTGAATATATCCATTCACCTTCTCTTAAGTTACTTGTAGAGCCTCAATATGGAGTCAATTTATTAGTTAAAAAGCTTTGA